One genomic segment of Pandoraea sputorum includes these proteins:
- a CDS encoding NADPH-dependent assimilatory sulfite reductase hemoprotein subunit, whose amino-acid sequence MTQASSSGAASSATRSEVEKIKDVSQYLRGTIAEGLADPLTGAIFEKDAQLLKFHGSYMQDDRDLRAERQKQKLEPAYQFMIRLRMPGGVCTPAQWLRLDELAQKYGGNTIRLTTRQTVQYHNVLKHQLRPLIRGIDEVAMTSIAACGDVNRNTLVSNNPHLSPAHAEALDWCLKIDRHLLPQTTAYREIWLGDKRLGAGKEDHEPIYGKHYLPRKFKIAIAIPPNNDVDLFANDLGFIAIVGNDGKLEGFNVAVGGGMGMTHGDAATYPRTGTVIGYIPAERIVDVAEKVLLVQRDFGDRTNRKHARLKYTIDDRGVAWFREELNRYLGWELDSARPFHFSTNGDQYGWLKGADDRWHLTLFIQNGRVKDWDDYPLMTGLREIAKVHDGDIRITGNQNLIVGRVSEAKKPQIEALVREYGLLDGKHQSALRINSMACVGFPTCGLALAESERALPGLVTRLEKALDDAGLAGEPITLRMTGCPNGCARPYIAEIGLVGKSAGKYNLYLGAGFHGQRLNKLHKESLSEDQIVAELTPLFQRYAQDRSPGEPFGDFLVRQGVVPAVVEAREDFHGQGRSES is encoded by the coding sequence ATGACACAAGCCAGCTCAAGCGGGGCCGCATCATCGGCAACCCGCTCGGAAGTCGAGAAGATCAAGGACGTGAGCCAGTATCTGCGCGGCACGATTGCCGAAGGGCTGGCCGATCCGCTCACGGGCGCGATCTTCGAGAAGGACGCCCAGTTGCTCAAATTTCACGGCTCGTACATGCAGGACGACCGCGACCTTCGCGCGGAGCGGCAGAAGCAGAAACTGGAACCGGCGTATCAGTTCATGATCCGTCTACGCATGCCGGGCGGCGTGTGCACGCCCGCGCAGTGGCTCAGGCTCGACGAGCTCGCACAGAAGTATGGCGGTAACACGATCCGGCTCACCACGCGTCAGACGGTGCAGTATCACAACGTCCTCAAGCATCAGTTGCGCCCGCTCATTCGGGGCATCGATGAAGTGGCGATGACGAGCATCGCGGCATGCGGCGACGTCAACCGCAACACGCTCGTGTCGAATAACCCTCACCTCTCGCCCGCACACGCCGAAGCGTTGGACTGGTGCCTGAAGATCGACCGGCATCTGCTGCCGCAAACGACCGCCTATCGCGAGATATGGCTGGGCGACAAGCGCCTTGGCGCAGGCAAGGAGGATCACGAACCGATTTACGGCAAGCACTATCTGCCGCGCAAGTTCAAGATCGCCATTGCGATTCCGCCGAACAACGATGTCGACCTCTTCGCGAACGATCTCGGCTTCATCGCCATCGTAGGTAACGACGGCAAGCTCGAAGGCTTCAACGTCGCGGTCGGCGGCGGCATGGGTATGACGCATGGCGACGCTGCCACCTATCCGCGCACGGGCACGGTGATCGGCTACATTCCGGCCGAGCGCATCGTCGACGTGGCCGAGAAGGTGCTGCTCGTGCAGCGCGACTTCGGCGACCGGACGAACCGCAAGCATGCGCGTCTCAAATACACCATCGACGACCGTGGCGTGGCGTGGTTCCGGGAGGAACTGAACCGTTATCTCGGCTGGGAACTGGACAGCGCTCGGCCGTTCCACTTCTCAACCAACGGCGATCAGTACGGCTGGCTCAAAGGCGCGGACGACCGGTGGCATCTCACGCTTTTCATCCAGAACGGCCGTGTGAAGGATTGGGACGACTACCCGTTGATGACGGGATTGCGTGAAATCGCGAAAGTGCACGACGGCGACATCCGCATCACCGGCAATCAAAATCTGATCGTGGGACGGGTGAGCGAAGCGAAGAAGCCGCAGATCGAAGCGCTGGTGCGCGAGTATGGCCTGCTCGACGGCAAGCACCAGAGCGCCTTACGGATCAATTCCATGGCATGCGTCGGCTTTCCGACGTGCGGTCTGGCGCTGGCCGAGAGCGAGCGCGCCCTGCCCGGTCTGGTGACACGTCTGGAGAAAGCGCTGGACGACGCGGGGCTGGCGGGCGAGCCGATCACTCTTCGCATGACGGGCTGCCCGAACGGATGCGCGCGGCCGTACATCGCGGAGATCGGTCTGGTCGGCAAATCGGCGGGCAAGTACAACCTGTATCTCGGCGCGGGCTTTCACGGTCAGCGTCTGAACAAGTTGCACAAGGAGTCCTTGAGCGAAGACCAGATCGTCGCCGAGTTGACGCCGCTTTTTCAGAGATATGCACAAGACCGCTCCCCCGGAGAGCCATTCGGCGATTTTCTTGTGCGTCAGGGCGTCGTCCCGGCAGTCGTCGAAGCCCGGGAAGATTTCCACGGTCAGGGACGCAGCGAATCTTGA
- the lpdA gene encoding dihydrolipoyl dehydrogenase, with amino-acid sequence MANKEFDVVVIGAGPGGYIAAIRAAQLGFSVACVEKWINPAKKMVLGGTCLNVGCIPSKALLASSEEFEKVGHHLADHGITTSDVKIDIAKMLERKQKIVDKMTGGIEYLFKKNKITWLKGEGTFVAKSDGGYQIDVKPVQEADKPETVTAKNVIIATGSKARHLPGMPVDNKLISDNEGALSFDTVPKKLGVIGAGVIGLELGSVWRRLGSEVTVLEAMPEFLAAADAGVAKEAIKQFGKQGLNINVGVKVGEVKAGKNNVTVNYTDKDGKEQVLDVDRLIVSVGRVPNTDNLGLGNIGLATDERGFIPVDDHCRTKLPNVYAIGDVVRGPMLAHKAEDEGVLVAEVIAGQKPHIDYNCIPWVIYTSPEIAWVGKTEQQLKAEGREFKPGQFPFAANGRALGMGSSDGFVKVLADAKTDEILGVHVIGLNASDLIAEAVVAMEFKAASEDIGRICHPHPSLSEVMREAALDVEKRALNK; translated from the coding sequence ATGGCAAACAAAGAATTTGATGTAGTCGTTATCGGCGCCGGCCCCGGCGGTTATATCGCCGCGATCCGCGCTGCGCAACTCGGCTTCTCCGTCGCCTGCGTCGAGAAGTGGATCAACCCAGCCAAGAAGATGGTGCTGGGCGGCACGTGCCTGAACGTCGGTTGCATTCCGTCGAAGGCATTGCTCGCGTCGTCGGAAGAATTCGAAAAGGTCGGTCATCACCTGGCCGATCACGGCATCACCACGTCCGACGTGAAGATCGACATCGCCAAGATGCTCGAACGCAAGCAGAAGATCGTCGACAAGATGACCGGCGGTATCGAGTACCTGTTCAAGAAGAACAAGATCACGTGGCTCAAGGGTGAAGGCACGTTCGTTGCGAAGAGCGACGGCGGCTACCAGATCGACGTGAAGCCGGTGCAGGAAGCCGACAAGCCGGAAACGGTCACGGCCAAGAACGTGATCATCGCCACGGGTTCGAAGGCGCGTCACCTGCCGGGTATGCCGGTCGACAACAAGCTCATCTCGGATAACGAAGGTGCGCTCTCGTTCGACACCGTGCCGAAGAAGCTGGGCGTGATCGGCGCTGGCGTGATCGGTCTGGAACTGGGTTCGGTGTGGCGTCGTCTGGGCTCGGAAGTGACCGTGCTCGAAGCCATGCCGGAATTCCTGGCTGCAGCCGATGCTGGTGTCGCGAAGGAAGCGATCAAGCAATTCGGCAAGCAAGGCCTGAACATCAACGTCGGCGTGAAGGTTGGCGAAGTGAAGGCTGGCAAGAACAACGTCACGGTCAACTACACGGACAAGGACGGCAAAGAGCAAGTGCTCGACGTCGATCGCCTGATCGTGTCGGTCGGTCGTGTGCCGAACACGGACAATCTGGGTCTGGGCAACATCGGTCTGGCGACCGACGAGCGTGGCTTCATCCCCGTGGACGACCACTGCCGTACCAAGCTGCCGAACGTGTACGCAATCGGCGACGTGGTGCGTGGCCCGATGCTCGCGCACAAGGCTGAAGACGAAGGCGTGCTGGTCGCCGAAGTCATCGCCGGTCAGAAGCCGCACATCGACTACAACTGCATTCCGTGGGTGATCTACACCTCGCCGGAAATCGCATGGGTCGGCAAGACCGAGCAGCAGCTCAAGGCCGAAGGCCGTGAGTTCAAGCCGGGTCAGTTCCCGTTCGCTGCTAACGGCCGCGCACTGGGCATGGGCTCGTCGGACGGTTTCGTGAAGGTGCTGGCCGATGCCAAGACCGACGAAATCCTCGGCGTGCACGTGATCGGCCTGAACGCTTCGGACCTGATCGCCGAAGCCGTGGTCGCGATGGAGTTCAAGGCGGCGTCGGAAGACATCGGCCGTATCTGCCATCCGCACCCGTCGCTGTCGGAAGTGATGCGTGAAGCCGCCCTCGATGTCGAGAAGCGTGCACTGAACAAGTAA
- the odhB gene encoding 2-oxoglutarate dehydrogenase complex dihydrolipoyllysine-residue succinyltransferase, translated as MAIVEVKVPQFSESVSEGTLLDWKKKVGEAFAQDETIIEVETDKVVLEVPAPAAGVLVEVTANAGDTVTSEQIIAKIDTEAKAGAAAPVAAKPAEAAAPAAAAAPAAAPAAGGASGNIASPAAAKVLAEKNLSAGDVAGSGRDGRVTKGDALAAGAKPAAAAASSIPAPAQRAALPSVSAPAGRDTSLEGRPEQRVPMSRLRARIAERLLQSQQTNAILTTFNEVDMKPVMDLRNKYKDKFEKEHGVKLGFMSFFVKAAVHALKKYPAVNASIDGNDIVYHGYFDIGIAVGSPRGLVVPILRNADQMSLADIEKKIAEYGKKAADGKLSIEEMTGGTFSISNGGVFGSMLSTPIINPPQSAILGVHATKERAVVVNGEIVIRPMNYLAMSYDHRIIDGREAVLSLVAMKEALEDPARLLLDL; from the coding sequence ATGGCCATTGTTGAAGTCAAAGTCCCCCAGTTTTCCGAGTCGGTTTCCGAAGGCACGCTGCTCGACTGGAAGAAGAAAGTCGGCGAAGCATTCGCTCAGGACGAAACCATCATTGAAGTCGAGACCGACAAGGTCGTGCTCGAAGTGCCGGCACCCGCTGCTGGCGTGCTCGTCGAAGTGACCGCCAACGCTGGCGACACCGTGACGTCCGAGCAGATCATCGCGAAGATCGACACCGAAGCCAAGGCTGGCGCTGCCGCCCCGGTCGCTGCCAAGCCGGCAGAAGCCGCCGCGCCTGCCGCCGCTGCTGCACCGGCCGCTGCCCCCGCAGCCGGTGGTGCTTCGGGCAACATCGCCAGCCCGGCCGCTGCCAAGGTGCTGGCCGAGAAGAATCTGTCGGCCGGTGACGTCGCCGGTTCGGGCCGCGATGGCCGCGTGACCAAGGGCGACGCTCTGGCTGCTGGCGCCAAGCCGGCCGCTGCTGCCGCTTCGTCGATCCCGGCACCGGCACAACGTGCTGCACTGCCGTCGGTGTCCGCACCGGCTGGCCGCGACACGTCGCTGGAAGGTCGTCCGGAACAGCGCGTGCCGATGTCGCGTCTGCGCGCCCGTATCGCCGAGCGCCTGCTGCAATCGCAACAGACCAACGCCATTCTGACCACGTTCAACGAAGTGGACATGAAGCCGGTGATGGACCTGCGCAACAAGTACAAGGACAAGTTCGAGAAGGAACACGGCGTGAAGCTGGGTTTCATGTCGTTCTTCGTCAAGGCCGCTGTCCACGCGCTCAAGAAGTACCCGGCCGTGAACGCTTCGATCGACGGTAACGACATCGTCTACCACGGCTACTTCGACATCGGTATCGCTGTCGGCTCGCCGCGTGGTCTGGTGGTGCCGATTCTGCGCAATGCCGACCAGATGAGCCTGGCCGACATCGAGAAGAAGATCGCCGAATACGGCAAGAAGGCTGCCGACGGCAAGCTGTCGATCGAAGAAATGACTGGCGGTACGTTCTCGATCTCGAACGGCGGTGTGTTCGGCTCGATGCTGTCGACCCCGATCATCAACCCGCCGCAGTCGGCCATTCTGGGCGTTCACGCCACGAAGGAGCGCGCTGTGGTGGTGAACGGCGAGATCGTCATTCGTCCGATGAACTATCTGGCCATGAGCTACGACCACCGTATCATCGACGGTCGCGAAGCCGTGCTGAGCCTCGTCGCCATGAAGGAAGCGCTGGAAGATCCGGCCCGCCTGCTGCTCGACCTGTAA
- a CDS encoding methyl-accepting chemotaxis protein: MFRSFSIKARLGITMALLAVLLILLGALGIAGMTRTGDALRETYANHLAATVALGKDNATLARTRAILDRVVLHPESPDADKVAARARNMIKDANAAWAAYQALPHGAEEQRLADDVATRRATFFDKGMDPMLAAIDARDRTAMDDITMNVLPKHYATLTAASDALAAYKMKLGQDTYEASMAELTAFRWLSIGATVLGVLMAIACYFSLRGAIMRPLGEALAHFENISAGQLDNPVQVRGKDEMSMLMRGLETMQARLAGTIRGVRHSCDAMATATAEISAGNTDLSARTEQQAASLEETASSMEQLTATVKQNADNARQASQLAVNASDIAARGGQVVARVVDTMQGISASSSQVVDIIGVIDGIAFQTNILALNAAVEAARAGEQGRGFAVVAGEVRTLAQRSATAAREIKGLIEASVQKVSDGSTLVTEAGRTMDEILQAVQRVTDIMGEISAASDEQSGGIEQVNQAVTQMDTVTQQNAALVEQAAAAAASLEDQTNALREEMARFRLGDEGVSSAGARRVALHAVEDARLSLAA; this comes from the coding sequence ATGTTTCGGAGCTTTTCGATCAAGGCGCGCCTGGGCATCACCATGGCGCTGTTGGCTGTTTTGTTGATTCTGCTGGGCGCATTGGGCATTGCGGGTATGACACGCACCGGCGATGCGCTTCGCGAGACGTACGCCAATCACCTCGCCGCCACGGTGGCACTCGGTAAAGACAACGCCACACTTGCCCGCACCCGCGCGATTCTCGATCGCGTGGTGCTGCATCCCGAATCACCCGATGCCGACAAGGTGGCCGCGCGCGCGCGCAACATGATCAAGGACGCGAATGCTGCGTGGGCCGCGTATCAGGCCTTGCCGCACGGCGCCGAGGAGCAGCGTCTGGCGGACGATGTCGCGACACGCCGTGCGACCTTCTTCGATAAGGGCATGGATCCGATGCTGGCCGCCATCGATGCGCGCGACCGCACCGCGATGGACGACATCACGATGAACGTGCTGCCCAAGCATTACGCGACACTGACCGCTGCGAGCGACGCGCTGGCGGCGTACAAGATGAAGCTCGGGCAAGACACGTACGAAGCCTCGATGGCGGAACTGACGGCATTCCGCTGGCTGAGTATCGGGGCGACGGTGCTGGGTGTGCTCATGGCCATCGCCTGCTACTTCTCGCTGCGAGGCGCGATCATGCGGCCGCTGGGCGAGGCGCTCGCGCACTTCGAAAATATTTCCGCTGGGCAACTCGACAATCCCGTGCAAGTGCGCGGCAAGGACGAAATGTCGATGCTCATGCGCGGGCTGGAGACGATGCAGGCGCGTCTGGCGGGCACCATTCGCGGCGTGCGTCACAGTTGTGATGCGATGGCGACGGCCACGGCCGAGATTTCGGCGGGCAATACCGATCTGTCGGCGCGCACCGAGCAGCAGGCGGCCTCGCTGGAGGAGACCGCATCGTCGATGGAGCAACTGACGGCGACCGTCAAACAGAACGCCGACAACGCGCGTCAGGCGAGCCAGTTGGCGGTGAACGCTTCGGACATCGCCGCGCGCGGTGGACAGGTCGTCGCGCGCGTGGTCGATACGATGCAGGGCATCTCGGCGAGTTCGTCGCAGGTCGTGGACATCATCGGGGTGATCGACGGCATTGCCTTCCAGACCAACATCCTGGCGCTCAATGCGGCGGTGGAAGCGGCGCGTGCGGGTGAGCAGGGGCGCGGTTTCGCTGTGGTGGCTGGCGAGGTGCGCACGTTGGCCCAACGAAGTGCTACGGCTGCACGCGAGATCAAGGGGTTGATCGAGGCGTCGGTGCAGAAGGTGTCGGACGGCTCGACGTTGGTGACCGAGGCTGGCCGAACGATGGACGAGATCCTGCAAGCTGTGCAACGTGTGACCGACATCATGGGAGAGATTTCGGCGGCGTCGGACGAGCAGAGCGGTGGCATCGAGCAGGTGAATCAGGCCGTCACCCAGATGGACACGGTCACGCAGCAGAACGCGGCGCTGGTGGAGCAAGCGGCTGCGGCGGCGGCCTCGCTGGAGGATCAGACGAACGCGCTGCGAGAGGAAATGGCGCGATTCCGGCTGGGCGACGAAGGCGTGTCATCGGCCGGGGCGCGGCGTGTTGCGCTGCATGCCGTGGAGGATGCGAGGCTCTCGCTGGCAGCGTGA
- a CDS encoding assimilatory sulfite reductase (NADPH) flavoprotein subunit: protein MQETSPLNLQQVQLLSQLVDGLSAEQMAWVRGFLAGINHSVRQVGQPGAVAATGNASAPQLTILYGSQTGHAQEVAEQAKARATAAGFKVELFAMGDYKSSRLKHDKLLLVAVSTQGEGEPPDDARDFYDFLHSDNAPRLDGTRFAVLGLGDSSYEKFCQAGKDFDTRLAALGAERLVSRVDSDVDYDTPAERWIDDAIETLKLLKPLKQAAASQASTTGAAANLMDSFTLAALAGGVGATATAEPHYSRKSPFDAPVLENITLSGRGSSKEVHHLELSLEGSGLTYEPGDALGVVVKNDASLVDELIDTLALDPQATTTTHDRTLSLRDAFLGAYDITTLSRAFLEKYAALTDSTELRTLLSAGNEAALRDYLHGRDVLDVVRQFPARKLKAAEFVGTLRTLQPRLYSIASSLAANPAAVHITVGAVRYDSHGRARRGVASTYLADLDRTGASVPVYIEANRNFKLPQDGHAPVIMIGPGTGIAPFRAFVEERQALDAPGKNWLFFGDRNFRTDFLYQREWQRYVKDGVLTKIDLAFSRDTEDKVYVQHRLREQGKAVYEWLQEGAHLYVCGDAEHMARDVHTALIDVIAQHGDLSQEAAAEYVKTLQREKRYQRDVY from the coding sequence ATGCAAGAGACTTCACCGCTCAACCTTCAGCAAGTCCAGTTGCTCAGCCAACTGGTCGATGGCCTTTCCGCCGAGCAGATGGCCTGGGTGCGGGGATTTCTCGCCGGGATCAATCACTCCGTCCGTCAGGTCGGCCAGCCAGGGGCGGTCGCCGCAACCGGGAACGCCAGCGCACCACAACTCACTATTCTCTACGGCTCCCAGACAGGCCACGCGCAGGAAGTCGCCGAACAAGCGAAAGCACGTGCGACGGCCGCCGGGTTCAAGGTCGAGCTGTTTGCGATGGGTGATTACAAGTCGTCGCGCCTGAAGCACGACAAGCTGCTGCTCGTCGCAGTGTCGACGCAGGGCGAAGGCGAGCCGCCTGACGACGCCCGAGACTTCTACGATTTCCTCCATAGCGACAACGCCCCCCGGCTCGATGGCACGCGCTTTGCCGTGCTGGGGCTGGGCGACTCCAGCTACGAGAAGTTCTGCCAGGCAGGAAAGGACTTCGATACCCGATTGGCAGCACTCGGTGCCGAGCGTCTGGTCTCCCGGGTGGACTCCGACGTCGATTACGACACGCCAGCCGAGCGCTGGATCGATGATGCGATCGAAACGCTCAAACTGCTCAAACCCCTCAAACAAGCAGCGGCATCACAGGCATCGACCACCGGCGCGGCTGCCAACCTGATGGACAGCTTCACGCTTGCCGCGCTGGCGGGAGGCGTGGGCGCCACGGCAACGGCCGAGCCCCACTACAGTCGAAAGTCCCCGTTCGACGCGCCCGTCCTGGAGAACATCACCCTGTCAGGGCGCGGTTCGTCCAAGGAAGTCCATCACCTCGAACTCTCGCTCGAAGGCTCGGGGCTGACGTACGAACCCGGCGACGCGCTGGGCGTCGTCGTGAAAAACGACGCGTCTCTCGTCGACGAACTGATCGACACCCTCGCGCTCGACCCGCAGGCCACGACGACCACGCACGACCGCACCCTCAGCCTGCGCGATGCGTTCCTGGGCGCCTACGACATCACCACGCTCTCGCGCGCGTTCCTCGAAAAATACGCCGCTCTCACCGATTCGACCGAACTCAGGACGTTACTCTCGGCAGGCAATGAAGCGGCGTTGCGCGACTATCTGCATGGCCGCGACGTGCTAGATGTCGTGCGGCAGTTCCCGGCGCGCAAACTCAAAGCCGCCGAATTCGTCGGCACGCTGCGCACGCTTCAACCGCGTTTGTATTCCATCGCGTCGAGTCTGGCAGCCAACCCGGCGGCGGTCCACATCACGGTCGGCGCGGTACGCTACGACAGCCACGGACGTGCGCGTCGCGGGGTGGCGTCAACTTATCTCGCCGATCTCGACCGAACCGGGGCGTCAGTGCCCGTCTACATCGAAGCAAATCGCAACTTCAAGCTGCCGCAGGACGGGCATGCGCCGGTCATCATGATCGGGCCGGGCACCGGCATTGCACCGTTCCGGGCATTCGTGGAAGAGCGTCAGGCGCTCGATGCGCCGGGCAAGAACTGGCTTTTCTTCGGGGACCGTAATTTCCGCACGGACTTCCTCTATCAGCGTGAGTGGCAACGCTATGTGAAAGATGGCGTGCTGACGAAAATCGATCTCGCCTTTTCGCGCGACACCGAAGACAAGGTGTACGTGCAGCACCGCCTTCGCGAGCAAGGCAAAGCGGTGTACGAATGGCTGCAGGAAGGCGCGCATCTGTACGTCTGCGGCGACGCGGAGCACATGGCGCGCGACGTCCACACGGCGCTGATCGACGTCATCGCACAACATGGCGACCTGTCGCAGGAAGCCGCCGCCGAATACGTGAAGACGCTGCAACGCGAAAAGCGCTATCAGCGCGACGTCTATTGA
- a CDS encoding 2-oxoglutarate dehydrogenase E1 component: MEQFQANSYLFGGNAPYVEELYESYLDNPASVPDNWRQYFDALQNVPAVDGSNANDVAHAPIVESFAQRAKANAFVSHAGASDLAVARKQVHVQSLVAAYRFLGARWANLDPLKRQERPAIPELEPAFYDLTEADMDSVYSAENTYFGFEQASLRDLLKALRDTYCGSIAAEYMYISDPVQKRWWQERLEKVRATPNFTAEKKKHILERLTAAEGLERYLHTKFVGQKRFSLEGGESFIVAMDELVHHAGAKGVQEIVIGMAHRGRLNVLVNTLGKMPSDLFAEFEGKHVDDLPAGDVKYHKGFSSDVSTTGGPVHLSLAFNPSHLEIVNPVVEGSAKARMDRRGEADAASVLPVQVHGDAAFAGQGVVMETLNLAQTRGYGTHGTVHIVINNQIGFTTSDPRDARSTTYCSDVVKMIEAPVLHVNGDDPEAVVLAMQLALEFRQEFAKDAVVDIVCFRKLGHNEQDTPAVTQPLMYKKIAQHPGTRALYVEKLVAQGVITAEEGDGFVKAYRSAMDDGHHTIDPVLSNYKSKYAVDWVPFLNKKYIDKADTAVPLAEIKRLAERITTIPANFKVHPLVEKVINDRRKMGLGEQPLDWGMGEHLAYASLVASGFAVRLTGQDAGRGTFTHRHAVLHDQNRERWNDGTYVPLQHVADGQATFTVIDSVLSEEAVLGFEYGYSTAEPNTMVLWEGQFGDFANGAQVVIDQFISSGEVKWGRVSGLTMLLPHGYEGQGPEHSSARMERYLQLCADTNMEVVQPTTPAQIFHVLRRQMIRQQRKPLIVFTPKSLLRHKEAVSDLSELVKGGFQTVIGETDATIDPNKVKRVVACSGRLYYDLIARRREEKSNDVAIVRVEQLYPFPHKAFENELKKYENLAEVVWAQDEPQNQGPWFYIEHHLLEAMSAGQKLAYAGRPASASPAVGYYAKHYEQLKSLLDTAFGRSLKGATVVQ; encoded by the coding sequence ATGGAACAATTCCAAGCGAACTCGTACCTCTTCGGCGGCAATGCCCCCTACGTCGAAGAACTGTACGAATCGTATCTTGATAATCCGGCTTCCGTGCCGGACAACTGGCGCCAGTATTTCGACGCGCTGCAAAACGTTCCCGCTGTTGATGGTTCCAACGCCAACGACGTGGCTCACGCCCCGATCGTGGAGTCGTTCGCCCAGCGCGCCAAGGCCAATGCCTTCGTGTCGCATGCCGGTGCCTCCGACCTGGCCGTTGCCCGCAAGCAGGTGCACGTGCAGTCGCTCGTCGCGGCCTACCGCTTCCTCGGCGCACGCTGGGCCAATCTGGACCCGCTCAAGCGTCAGGAACGCCCGGCGATTCCGGAACTGGAACCCGCGTTCTACGACCTGACCGAAGCCGACATGGACAGCGTGTACTCGGCTGAGAACACGTACTTCGGTTTCGAACAAGCCAGCCTGCGCGATCTGCTCAAGGCGCTGCGCGACACGTACTGCGGCTCGATCGCCGCCGAGTACATGTACATCAGCGATCCGGTGCAAAAGCGCTGGTGGCAAGAGCGTCTGGAGAAGGTGCGTGCAACGCCCAACTTCACCGCTGAAAAGAAGAAGCACATCCTCGAACGCCTGACGGCCGCTGAAGGCCTCGAGCGTTATCTGCACACCAAGTTCGTCGGCCAGAAGCGCTTCTCGCTCGAAGGCGGCGAATCGTTCATCGTGGCGATGGACGAGCTGGTGCATCACGCCGGCGCCAAGGGCGTGCAGGAAATCGTGATCGGCATGGCCCACCGTGGCCGTCTGAACGTGCTGGTCAACACCCTGGGCAAGATGCCGTCGGATCTGTTTGCCGAATTCGAAGGCAAGCACGTCGACGACCTGCCGGCAGGCGACGTGAAGTACCACAAGGGTTTCTCGAGCGACGTTTCGACGACGGGCGGCCCGGTCCACCTGTCGCTGGCGTTCAACCCGTCGCACCTTGAAATCGTGAACCCGGTGGTCGAAGGCTCGGCCAAGGCCCGTATGGACCGTCGCGGCGAAGCCGACGCGGCCAGCGTGCTGCCGGTGCAAGTTCACGGCGACGCCGCCTTCGCAGGTCAGGGCGTTGTCATGGAAACGCTGAACCTCGCGCAAACGCGTGGTTACGGCACGCACGGCACGGTGCACATCGTCATCAACAACCAGATCGGCTTCACGACGTCGGACCCGCGCGATGCGCGCTCGACGACGTACTGCTCGGACGTGGTCAAGATGATCGAAGCGCCGGTGCTGCACGTGAACGGCGACGATCCGGAAGCGGTCGTGCTGGCCATGCAACTGGCCCTCGAGTTCCGTCAGGAGTTCGCGAAGGATGCCGTCGTTGACATCGTTTGCTTCCGCAAACTGGGTCACAACGAGCAGGACACCCCGGCAGTGACGCAGCCGCTGATGTACAAGAAGATTGCCCAACACCCGGGCACGCGCGCTCTGTACGTCGAAAAGCTGGTCGCGCAAGGCGTGATCACGGCCGAAGAAGGCGACGGTTTCGTCAAGGCCTACCGTTCGGCCATGGACGACGGCCACCACACCATCGATCCGGTGCTCTCGAACTACAAGAGCAAGTACGCGGTCGACTGGGTGCCGTTCCTGAACAAGAAGTACATCGACAAGGCCGATACGGCCGTGCCGCTCGCCGAGATCAAGCGTCTGGCCGAGCGCATCACGACCATTCCGGCGAACTTCAAGGTTCACCCGCTCGTCGAGAAGGTCATCAACGACCGTCGCAAGATGGGTCTGGGCGAGCAGCCGCTCGACTGGGGCATGGGCGAACACCTGGCGTATGCCTCGCTGGTTGCTTCGGGCTTCGCCGTTCGTCTGACGGGGCAGGACGCTGGCCGTGGCACGTTCACGCACCGCCACGCCGTGCTGCACGACCAGAACCGTGAGCGCTGGAACGACGGTACGTACGTCCCGCTGCAACACGTGGCAGACGGTCAGGCCACCTTCACGGTGATCGACTCGGTGCTGTCCGAAGAAGCCGTGCTGGGCTTCGAATACGGTTACTCGACCGCAGAGCCGAACACGATGGTGCTGTGGGAAGGCCAGTTCGGCGACTTCGCCAACGGTGCGCAGGTCGTGATCGACCAGTTCATCTCGAGCGGTGAAGTGAAGTGGGGCCGCGTCTCGGGCCTGACGATGCTGCTGCCGCACGGCTACGAAGGCCAGGGTCCGGAGCACTCGTCGGCACGTATGGAGCGCTACCTGCAACTGTGCGCCGATACGAACATGGAAGTGGTTCAGCCGACCACGCCGGCACAGATCTTCCACGTGCTGCGTCGCCAGATGATCCGTCAGCAGCGCAAGCCGCTGATCGTGTTCACGCCGAAGTCGTTGCTGCGTCACAAGGAAGCGGTGAGCGACCTGTCGGAACTCGTGAAGGGCGGTTTCCAGACCGTCATCGGCGAAACCGACGCCACGATCGACCCGAACAAGGTCAAGCGCGTTGTGGCCTGCTCGGGCCGCCTGTACTACGACCTGATTGCTCGCCGTCGCGAAGAGAAGTCGAACGACGTCGCGATCGTCCGTGTGGAACAGCTCTACCCGTTCCCGCACAAGGCGTTCGAGAACGAGCTGAAGAAGTACGAAAACCTCGCCGAAGTGGTGTGGGCCCAGGACGAGCCGCAAAACCAGGGTCCGTGGTTCTACATCGAACACCACCTGCTCGAAGCCATGAGCGCCGGTCAGAAGCTGGCCTACGCTGGCCGCCCGGCTTCGGCCTCGCCTGCTGTGGGCTACTACGCCAAGCACTACGAACAGCTCAAGTCGCTGCTCGATACGGCTTTCGGTCGCAGCCTCAAGGGCGCGACTGTGGTGCAGTAA